Proteins found in one Oryza glaberrima chromosome 4, OglaRS2, whole genome shotgun sequence genomic segment:
- the LOC127771313 gene encoding uncharacterized protein LOC127771313 — translation MEEIEGNLLESSIGWLTDIIVENLDNDKLGAWISQVGLADDTDKLRSEVDRVGMVVAAVKGRAIANKPLARSLGRLREVLYDADDAVDELDYYRLQQQVQGGTLASPFLCVSMVDVLYAPRRTHADTASLVHQQKLHGTIPQMV, via the coding sequence ATGGAGGAGATAGAAGGTAATTTGCTGGAGTCCTCGATTGGATGGCTGACGGATATCATCGTTGAGAACCTGGACAATGACAAGCTTGGCGCGTGGATTAGCCAGGTCGGGCTCGCCGATGACACCGACAAACTCAGGTCTGAGGTCGATAGGGTGGGGATGGTGGTCGCTGCTGTCAAGGGGAGGGCGATCGCGAACAAACCGCTGGCCCGATCGCTCGGCCGTCTGAGGGAGGTGCTgtacgacgccgacgacgcggtcGACGAGCTAGACTACTACAGGCTCCAGCAGCAGGTCCAAGGAGGTACGCTTGCATCCCCTTTTTTGTGTGTGTCCATGGTGGACGTTCTCTACGCACCACGGCGTACGCACGCTGATACCGCTTCTCTTGTGCATCAACAGAAGTTGCATGGCACGATTCCTCAGATGGTTTAG
- the LOC127770934 gene encoding uncharacterized protein LOC127770934, producing MGGTEPSAAPWLASPAPSPAPGEKIQAAMLQIRPRLRKDKRGICSSAPEWKSSASDPTTSTPRRIMDLVTVKANLATGRECACCSIRDSHFPVIPHCEIPRLSRDGRAFQFASATSSLVDGSGTRY from the exons ATGGGAGGAACAGAGCCAAGCGCTGCGCCATGGCTCGCCTCACCGGCACCTTCCCCTGCCCCCGGCGAGAAGATCCAGGCGGCGATGCTGCAGATCCGGCCGAGGCTTCGGAAGGACAAGCGCGGCATCTGCTCCAGCGCGCCTGAGTGGAAGTCAAGCGCCTCGGACCCCACGACTAGCACACCACGTCGTATTATGGATCTCGTCACGGTGAAGGCGAACCTCGCAACCGGGAG GGAATGCGCATGTTGCAGCATCAGAGATAGCCACTTCCCTGTTATTCCACATTGTGAAATACCGAGACTTTCAAGAGATGGGAGGGCATTCCAATTCGCATCTGCCACATCTTCGCTGGTAGACGGCAGCGGAACGC GTTATTGA
- the LOC127770933 gene encoding disease resistance protein RGA2-like → MEEVEAGLLEGGIGWLAETILENLDTDKLDDWIRQVGLAADTEKLRAEIDRVDGVVAAVKGRAIGNRSLARSLGRLRELLYDADDAVDELDYFRLQQQVEGGVITRFEAEDMVGDGAEDEDDIPMDNTDVPEAVAAGSSSSKKRSKAWEHFTPVEFTAGGKASKARCKYCDKDLCCTSKNGTSALRNHLNVCKRKRVTSTDQPVNPSSTGDGLPNGKSVAAGNSVHRKRRRTNEESTKNVPAKPWNKADFSNRIQQITRHLQEVMNEILRLHGSDSFASSNLYHNTSSDSHPITSSLVQRKMYGRAVEKKIVIKLMTEDDSDAVTVVPIVGIGGIGKTTLAQHIYNDPVVERQFQHRIWVCVSNNFDEIRLTREMLDIVSQEKHDGLCSFAKLQESLMTNIRSKRFLLVLDDVWDNMNIFRWNKLLAPLKSNNAKGNVILVTTRSMSVAKRIGTVEAIKLRALKEKDFWLLFIACAFGEEKYKAHKCLSTIAQQIADKLKGNPLAAETAGELLNRHHTIDHWNNILKKEDWKSLQLTGGIMPSLKLSYDQLPSHLQQCFMFCSIFPSNYRFVGEELVRIWTSQGFIKDNHSNKRLQEIEQEYLTDLVNLGFFELVGVKKSRLGDQTCYAVCGLMHDFAKMVSRNEYTCTTIDGLQCSKIAPTTRHLSILADYTCHRGDHNNENITRNAIPSLRNLRTLVIIGRNVFSFLQYFNDIVQKAQNLRLLQISSIYIGFNPLPCNLVNPTHIRYIKIGNAAWTQSLSKFYHIQVLDVGETTDRVVPKGMDNLLSLRHLVAENTVYTPIASIVRMASLQELRGFNVQIASSSEITLLQSVDQIVQLGVAQLENITISDDARGARLRDKQNLEKLRLSWSPCSSQDKCENAREVLEGLEPHKNLKHLQISGYNGATSPSWLAAASLTSLQALCLESCGQWQILPSLERLPFLRKMELRNMESLFEIPIPLLEELMLFDMPKLERCSCTSVMNLNDNLRVLMIESCPVLKAFPLFENCQQFKIERSPWLSHLSKLTLHDCLDLSVPHPLPPSTIVSELSIKHVSTLPTMEASCSEMSIGLPEYFDNSFDEPSDHLTTLDD, encoded by the exons ATGGAAGAGGTGGAAGCCGGTTTGCTGGAGGGCGGCATCGGGTGGCTGGCGGAGACCATCCTCGAGAACCTGGACACCGACAAGCTGGATGACTGGATTCGCCAGGTTGGGCTCGCCGCTGACACCGAGAAGCTACGGGCTGAGATCGACAGGGTGGATGGGGTGGTCGCTGCCGTGAAGGGGAGGGCGATCGGGAACAGGTCACTTGCCCGATCTCTCGGTCGTCTCAGGGAGCTGCtctacgacgccgacgacgccgtcgacgagctcgaCTACTTCAGGCTCCAGCAGCAGGTCGAGGGAGGAG TTATTACACGGTTTGAGGCTGAAGATATGGTTGGAGATGGAGCAGAGGACGAGGACGATATTCCGATGGACAATACTGATGTACCGGAGGCAGTGgcggcaggcagcagcagcagcaagaaacGGTCCAAGGCATGGGAACACTTTACTCCCGTAGAGTTCACTGCTGGTGGGAAGGCTTCTAAAGCACGATGCAAGTACTGCGACAAGGACCTATGTTGCACATCTAAGAACGGGACATCAGCTTTGCGCAACCATCTCAATGTTTGCAAGAGGAAACGTGTAACAAGTACTGACCAACCGGTAAATCCATCAAG TACCGGCGATGGTTTACCAAATGGTAAATCTGTTGCAGCTGGTAATTCAGTGCacagaaaaaggagaagaaCCAACGAAGAATCGACAAAAAACGTCCCCGCTAAACCTTGGAACAAGGCTGATTTTTCCAATAGGATCCAGCAAATTACTCGTCATTTACAGGAGGTTATGAATGAGATTCTGAGGCTACATGGATCGGACTCTTTTGCAAGTTCAAACCTATATCACAATACAAGTTCAGATTCACATCCAATAACATCAAGTCTTGTTCAAAGGAAAATGTATGGAAGAGCtgtagagaaaaaaattgtcatAAAGCTCATGACAGAGGATGATTCTGACGCTGTAACTGTGGTACCTATTGTTGGCATTGGTGGTATTGGGAAGACAACTCTAGCTCAGCATATATACAATGACCCGGTTGTAGAACGTCAATTTCAACACAGGATATGGGTTTGTGTATCTAACAACTTCGATGAAATACGACTCACAAGAGAGATGCTAGACATTGTCAGTCAAGAAAAGCATGATGGATTATGCAGTTTTGCTAAGCTTCAGGAGAGCTTGATGACTAATATCAGATCAAAGAGGTTTCTACTTGTTTTAGATGATGTCTGGGATAACATGAATATCTTCCGATGGAACAAACTGTTGGCTCCCTTGAAGTCTAACAATGCGAAGGGTAACGTGATTCTTGTCACAACTAGAAGTATGTCCGTCGCAAAAAGGATAGGCACAGTTGAAGCAATCAAGTTACGGGCTTTGAAAGAAAAGGATTTCTGGTTATTGTTTATAGCATGTGCATTTGGTGAGGAGAAATACAAAGCACATAAATGCCTAAGCACCATTGCGCAGCAAATAGCAGATAAATTAAAGGGCAATCCATTAGCAGCAGAAACTGCAGGGGAGTTATTAAACAGGCACCATACCATTGATCACTGGAACAACATTCTAAAGAAAGAGGATTGGAAATCTCTGCAACTCACTGGAGGCATCATGCCTAGTTTGAAACTTAGCTATGATCAGCTGCCCTCTCATTTACAGCAATGTTTCATGTTCTGCTCTATATTCCCCAGTAATTATCGTTTTGTTGGTGAGGAATTGGTCCGTATTTGGACTTCACAAGGATTTATAAAGGACAACCATTCAAATAAGAGGTTACAGGAAATAGAACAGGAATATCTGACTGATTTGGTTAATTTGGGCTTCTTTGAGCTTGTTGGAGTAAAAAAATCCCGTCTAGGTGATCAGACATGCTATGCTGTGTGTGGTCTTATGCATGATTTTGCTAAGATGGTTTCAAGAAATGAGTACACATGCACAACTATAGATGGTCTACAGTGCAGTAAAATTGCACCAACTACACGTCATTTGTCAATACTAGCTGATTATACATGCCATAGAGGTGATCACAACAACGAAAACATAACTAGAAATGCAATTCCATCACTGAGGAATTTGAGGACGTTGGTGATAATTGGGAGAAATGTCTTCTCGTTCTTGCAATACTTCAACGATATTGTCCAAAAAGCACAAAATCTACGTCTGCTGCAAATATCTTCAATATATATTGGTTTTAATCCCTTGCCATGCAATCTGGTAAATCCTACCCATATTCGCTATATAAAGATTGGCAACGCAGCTTGGACTCAATCTCTCAGCAAGTTTTACCATATTCAAGTATTAGATGTTGGTGAAACAACTGATCGTGTTGTGCCTAAAGGTATGGATAACCTTCTTAGCCTACGGCATCTTGTAGCAGAAAACACAGTGTACACGCCCATTGCTAGCATCGTCAGAATGGCTTCTCTTCAGGAATTACGTGGTTTCAATGTTCAAATCGCTAGCAGTTCTGAAATAACACTACTTCAATCCGTGGACCAGATTGTACAACTCGGCGTGGCCCAacttgaaaatattactattagTGACGACGCTCGTGGAGCAAGACTAAGAGACAAGCAAAACTTAGAAAAGCTGCGACTTTCGTGGAGTCCTTGTTCGTCACAGGATAAATGTGAGAATGCCAGAGAGGTGCTTGAGGGTCTCGAACCACATAAGAACCTTAAGCATCTGCAGATATCTGGGTACAATGGTGCTACCTCTCCATCATGGCTTGCTGCCGCTTCACTTACCTCTTTACAGGCTCTTTGCCTAGAGTCTTGTGGACAATGGCAAATACTTCCATCACTGGAGCGCCTTCCATTTCTTAGAAAGATGGAATTGAGGAATATGGAAAGCTTATTTGAAATACCAATTCCTTTGCTGGAGGAGCTGATGTTATTTGACATGCCAAAGTTGGAGAGATGCTCTTGCACTTCTGTCATGAACTTGAATGACAATTTAAGGGTTCTCATGATCGAGAGTTGCCCTGTGCTGAAGGCCTTTCCGTTGTTTGAGAACTGCCAGCAATTTAAAATCGAGCGGTCGCCATGGTTATCCCATCTTAGCAAGCTTACCCTCCATGACTGTCTTGATTTGTCTGTGCCTCATCCTCTCCCCCCCTCAACTATTGTTTCAGAGTTATCCATCAAGCACGTTTCAACACTTCCAACAATGGAGGCGTCATGCAGCGAAATGAGTATTGGGTTACCTGAGTATTTTGATAATTCCTTCGATGAGCCTTCTGATCATCTGACAACGCTGGATGAT